A single window of Carassius gibelio isolate Cgi1373 ecotype wild population from Czech Republic chromosome A19, carGib1.2-hapl.c, whole genome shotgun sequence DNA harbors:
- the LOC127935335 gene encoding dual specificity protein kinase CLK2 isoform X3, protein MRCIDHRRGGAHIALKIIKNVEKYKEAARLEINVLERINEKDPENKNLCVQMFDWFDYHGHMCISFELLALSTFDFLKENNYLPYSISQVRHMAYQICLAVKFLHENKLTHTDLKPENILFVNSDFTITYNVEKKRDERTVKNTAVRVVDFGSATFDHEHHSTIVSTRHYRAPEVILELGWSQPCDVWSIGSIIFEYYLGFTLFQTHDNREHLAMMERILGPVPSRMTRKTRKQKYFYRGRLDWDENSSAGRYVRENCKPLRRYLLSEAEEHHQLFDLIEAMLEYEPAKRLTLAAALRHPFFQSTISSADQSSGKSWEGNRDISR, encoded by the exons ATGCGGTGTATTGATCATCGCAG GGGTGGAGCACATATTGCTCTGAAGATCATCAAAAATGTGGAGAAGTACAAAGAGGCTGCCAGGCTGGAGATCAACGTACTGGAGCGAATCAATGAGAAGGATCCTGAGAATAAGAA TCTGTGTGTGCAGATGTTTGACTGGTTCGACTATCATGGCCATATGTGTATCAGTTTTGAGCTGTTGGCTCTCAGCACTTTTGATTTCCTCAAAGAAAACAATTACCTGCCGTACTCCATTAGCCAAGTGCGTCATATGGCCTACCAGATCTGCTTAGCTGTCAAGT TTTTGCATGAAAACAAATTGACCCACACAGACCTGAAACCAGAAAACATCCTGTTTGTCAACTCTGACTTCACAATCACATACAATGTGGAGAAG AAGCGAGATGAGCGTACTGTGAAGAACACGGCAGTGAGGGTGGTGGATTTTGGCAGCGCTACATTTGACCATGAGCACCACAGCACCATTGTTTCAACCAGGCACTACAGAGCACCTGAAGTTATTCTAG AATTGGGCTGGAGTCAGCCGTGTGATGTGTGGAGTATAGGCAGTATCATCTTTGAGTACTACCTCGGCTTCACTCTTTTCCAG ACTCATGATAATCGGGAGCATTTAGCCATGATGGAGAGAATTTTGGGCCCTGTTCCATCCCGTATGACTCGTAAGACTAG GAAACAGAAATACTTTTATCGTGGACGTCTGGACTGGGACGAGAACTCTTCAGCAGGACGATACGTCAGAGAAAACTGCAAACCTTTACGG AGATATCTTCTGTCTGAAGCTGAAGAGCATCACCAGCTCTTCGATCTAATCGAGGCCATGCTGGAGTACGAGCCGGCGAAGCGTCTCACTCTGGCTGCAGCCCTGAGACATCCTTTCTTTCAGAGCACCATCAGCAGCGCCGACCAGAGCTCCGGCAAGAGCTGGGAGGGCAACCGCGACATCAGTCGGTGA